CAGATGCTACGTATATGGATGCCATGCAGCAGATAAATATCGCCATCGTAAATCCTGCTTTTTTATTGAGCTTTATGGGAGCGCCGGTGTTGCTGCCGGTGGTGACGTGGTTATATTCCCGTCCGGCTTTTACGCGGCGTTCCGCGTTATTGCTGGCAGCCACAGTGATTTTCGTGATCGGCACCTTTGGGGTGACTGTTGCGGGGAACATTCCGTTGAATGATAAGCTGGCGGCTTTTCAGTTACAGGGAGCAACCGCAGCGCAGATCAGGGCAGCCCGCGGGGCTTTTGAAGGTCCGTGGAATAGCTTACATATGGTGCGAACCCTGGCAGGGATGGTGGCATTGGTGTTGGTGGTAGCTGCCTGTCTTACGAAAGACAAACAATCTTCGTAAATTTATATCCATGCAATACCTGACCATTCCGCCACCGGCACATTTAGCAGACATTATCCGGTTTTTCTGGGTAATGAACAGCGAAACCGGCTATACCCACTACGGTATGGCCGATGCCTGTGTAGAACTGGTATTC
The genomic region above belongs to Chitinophaga sp. 180180018-3 and contains:
- a CDS encoding anthrone oxygenase family protein; this translates as MKTILLALALITTSLVTGVFYAFAVSVIPAFSQLSDATYMDAMQQINIAIVNPAFLLSFMGAPVLLPVVTWLYSRPAFTRRSALLLAATVIFVIGTFGVTVAGNIPLNDKLAAFQLQGATAAQIRAARGAFEGPWNSLHMVRTLAGMVALVLVVAACLTKDKQSS